One Candidatus Zixiibacteriota bacterium genomic window, TCCAGCATCTGCTCCTGAGCGTCAGGGCGGATCCGGCAAGGTCTACGTCAAGGGCAGTCGTGCCTGGTTCGAAAACAACGTCAAACTGCGCCCCGGTGCGAGGTTAAGCTATAACGGCAGAAATTATACACTCCTTCCAAAACCTTTCGACCGCAAACCTTACATATTTGCAGCAGTCGCAATGCTGGTAATAATCGTCCTTGGGACCCTGGTGCTTCCGGGTATGTTCTCATCCGGTGGACCTGCGAAAGTCGTCGGTGTACTGGTGAATTCAGATACTAAAACTATCGTGCCAAATGCTCAGGTAATTATTAACGAGCTCAGCCGTAAAGTTTACAGCGATGAAAACGGGATGTTCATCTTCGACCAGGTACCTGAAGGGGATTGGTCCATATCAGCTTCTAAAATGCAATTCAGAACGGCGGCCCTGAGCTTCTCTCACAAGACTACACCAAGCCTTCTGACCATGCGTATGGATCCCTCGATCACGACCGCTGAAATCGAAGAAGCTGAGCAAAAGGCAGAAGAAGAGAAAAGGAAAAGCAAGACACCTCAACGCACTTATGGCAATCTGAAAGTTGTTTCCAATGTGCCGGACGCGCGCGTGATTATCGACAATAAGGTCATGGGAAACGCGGACAAGACCTATTCGAGGTTGTACACAGGCAAGCATAAGCTGGTAGTAACAAAGGAAGGATTCAGGGAATATTCCGGCACATTCAGTGTCAGGAAGAACAAAACCACCAAGGTAGATGTAAACTTGCAGGAGATCGACCTGGCTTATGACCCCTCGGAGATAAGCTACTCCGAATACCTTTCGATGGCCGATGATCTGGCAGAAAAAGGCGAATGGCAGGAGGCATCCGGCAACTACACGCTGGCACTGGCGAAAAATGAAGATGGCACGACCTATTACAAGCGCGCCAAAGCATTCATGAAATTAAATCGAAAATCTCAGGCCAGGGCTGACCTGTTCAAGGCCGCCAGCTTTTTCGTTGTGGAGAATGACCTGAGCCAGGCTATGGCCTGTTATAACGATGTTCTCGATATGGAACCTGAAAATGCCCGGGCCCTTCGTAACCGCGGATTCGTTTACCTGCGCAGAAACGACCACAAGGCGGCACTCAAAGATCTCGAACGCGCCAAGGACATCGATGATGATTCCTTTGAAAGCATGATCGCGCTGGGCGAGGCTTTCTATATCATGGGTAATTACAAGGAATCTCTTAAGTATCTCAAGAAAGCCCGCAAAAAAGATGAAAACAGTGCCCGCGCCTTTGCGCTCTCGGCTCTGGCTTCAATGGCGCGTGGAAAAGAAAAAGACGCTCGTAAATACTTATTCGGATTCGAACAACGCGCGGGGGTGTCAGAGCTAAACGAATTCAACAGCTATCCGGAATGGAAACGACTCAAGAAATTAGCTCAGGAAGAAGACTGAAATAATTGTAAAGAATGAATATAAAAGGCTTCCTCAGGAAGCCTTTTTTACTGCCAGTTTATTGATCTAAATTTTTCCGTCAGTCCACCTGATCAACTTTCGATTCGGCATTTCCTGTCACTCGAATCTCGATATGATTCAGTTTATCGACAAGGTATTTTAAGGTTTCGATTATATCCTGCTGGTTGTTTTCGAGAATCCGGTGCTCGGTCTTCAGGCTCACCATTTCATCTTTGATATCTTCCAGCGATTTTTGTAATTCGCTCATACGTTTACGGACATACCCGAGATCTTCTTCGACAATAGTACCGACCGCGTCGACACCATCCAGAATCTCCCGCTGGACGTCGGTTTTCTTGTCATTTTTTTTCAGCATCAATGCCCCCTCTGTGCTGATTTCATGGCCAGGCTTTCGAAAGCCCATGAGGCTATTTTTCGGGTCTCGGAGAATCTATAATTGTTTGACGGAGTGCCGAGCACGACCGTTGTGATATCTGCCTTGTGATCATCTTTCATCTTAACCGCCAGGCAAAAACCGGATGCCGAAATATAACCGGTCTTACCCCCGACAACCTCCCAGCTCGATTTCAAGAGTCGATTGGTGTTATTTACACGGTGGAGCAGTTTATGATTCAATGAACGGAATTCATACTTTCGGCATGATAACGCGGCGCGAATAATCGGGTATCTCAGAGCATAATTCAACAGCCGGGCGCAGTCAGACGCGGTGGAGATATTCCTGCTGTAAATACCCGAGGGATCAACCACTCTGGTGGAATCGAGCCCGAGAGTTTTAGCAGTCTTATTCATCAGTTTCACAAACTCTTTATAAGGCATATCGCCGGAGCGTGCCAGAGCCCGAATAGCGCGGTTGTCGGATGCTATCAGGGCGGCGTAAAACAGGTCCTTGGCCAGGAATTTCTCACCGACCTTCAACCTCGATGATGATGATGTGCGGGCGTCCCAGCGGGAAATCTTGATTTTACTGGTCAAATCGAACTCTGTTTCGACCAGCACAAGAGCAGCCAGCAGTTTTGTAATCGAAGCGATCGGGCGTTTGACATCAGCTTTCTTCTGGTAGAGAATCTGGTTGGTCCTGTTATCGACAACTATTGCCGAATAGGCTTTGAGGCGGGGAGGTTTCGGCAGTACCAGGTCGCTTTCGTAATACTTTTCCGGAGGCAGTGAGAACATAATCCGCGACGAGTCGGTCAGGGTATTATACCTGACCGGAACACTTCCGGAACCTTCCATGAA contains:
- a CDS encoding PEGA domain-containing protein, coding for MAECSSCGKVIDSGKSLCPQCQAKLKSEDTDKKLEPATDIDPSDDKLEVEDELIKVESSPYDDFIMDMTEDKQPAPDDEPFEKKNLADELDTEVRMTDDYSQNRSDDKKPDNKTAKQDKHVTKEAISLSEREQLLSSLQSKIPNIIKQKHMGPENSYEEHPAPKKPVPSKPKAKQSQLSQKKTDQPPTRPKSQPSSPASAPERQGGSGKVYVKGSRAWFENNVKLRPGARLSYNGRNYTLLPKPFDRKPYIFAAVAMLVIIVLGTLVLPGMFSSGGPAKVVGVLVNSDTKTIVPNAQVIINELSRKVYSDENGMFIFDQVPEGDWSISASKMQFRTAALSFSHKTTPSLLTMRMDPSITTAEIEEAEQKAEEEKRKSKTPQRTYGNLKVVSNVPDARVIIDNKVMGNADKTYSRLYTGKHKLVVTKEGFREYSGTFSVRKNKTTKVDVNLQEIDLAYDPSEISYSEYLSMADDLAEKGEWQEASGNYTLALAKNEDGTTYYKRAKAFMKLNRKSQARADLFKAASFFVVENDLSQAMACYNDVLDMEPENARALRNRGFVYLRRNDHKAALKDLERAKDIDDDSFESMIALGEAFYIMGNYKESLKYLKKARKKDENSARAFALSALASMARGKEKDARKYLFGFEQRAGVSELNEFNSYPEWKRLKKLAQEED